Proteins encoded within one genomic window of Macrotis lagotis isolate mMagLag1 chromosome 3, bilby.v1.9.chrom.fasta, whole genome shotgun sequence:
- the LOC141519591 gene encoding olfactory receptor 10AG1-like, whose translation MEYRGEMIVKNKTVMEEFILLGFSEFPNLQGFLFVIFLVIYICIILGNGLIILITNVERALQTPMYYFIGNFSFVEICYTSVTLPRMLKNLWSQKRNISLLSCAAQLCFFLILGITESFLLTVMSYDRYMAICNPLYYPLIMSQKMCVQLVIASWVTAIPLIIGQTYQIFSVSFCGSNKINHIFCDMPPLLKLACGDISGAESFVVFDCFLFGLIPFLLILYSYSRILSTILKLPSITGRSKAFSTCSSHLIVVCLYYGSGGTAYLQSIYYSGRTDKIFALFYSIVTPMINPMVYSLRNKEFIQSMRKLFSKAVG comes from the coding sequence atggAATATAGAGGAGAAAtgatagttaaaaataaaactgtaatGGAAGAATTTATTCTCCTAGGATTTTCTGAGTTTCCCAACTTGCAAgggtttctttttgttatttttttagtcatctatatatgtataattttaggCAATGGTCTCATCATTTTAATCACCAATGTGGAACGAGCCCTCCAAACACCCATGTATTACTTCATTGGAAACTTCTCCTTTGTGGAAATTTGTTACACATCAGTCACTCTCCCCAGAATGCTTAAGAACCTTTGGAGCCAGAAAAGAAACATTTCTCTACTGTCATGTGCTGCACAACTgtgtttctttcttattttgggAATCACAGAAAGTTTTCTGCTGACCGTAATGTCCTATGATCGCTATATGGCAATCTGTAATCCACTCTATTACCCTCTAATCATGAGCCAGAAGATGTGTGTCCAGTTGGTGATTGCATCCTGGGTCACTGCAATTCCACTCATAATAGGCCAGACATATCAGATTTTCTCTGTGTCCTTCTGTGGTTCAAACAAAATCAATCATATTTTTTGTGACATGCCCCCATTACTGAAGCTGGCTTGTGGAGATATCTCTGGTGCCgaatcttttgttgtttttgattgTTTCCTATTTGGCTTGATTCCTTTTCTATTGATACTCTATTCTTACAGCAGAATCCTCAGCACCATTCTGAAGCTCCCATCAATCACTGGCAGATCCAAGGCCTTCTCTACTTGCTCATCACATCTTATCGTTGTCTGCTTATACTATGGTTCTGGTGGCACTGCCTACCTGCAATCCATATATTACTCAGGCAGAACAGATAAGATTTTCGCTCTATTCTACAGCATTGTGACACCAATGATTAATCCCATGGTATATAGTCTCAGGAACAAGGAATTCATTCAGtcaatgagaaaattattttccaaagctGTAGGGTAA